A region of Curvibacter sp. AEP1-3 DNA encodes the following proteins:
- a CDS encoding ABC transporter substrate-binding protein → MKKRQFLHAIALAATTLAAGSAMAQSTPIKFQLDWRFEGPAALFLTPAAKGYFKDAKLDVTIDAGNGSGGTVTRVASGAYDMGFADLAALMEFHANNPDAPNKPVAVMMVYNDTPASVMALKKSGIKTPADLNGKKLGAPVFDAGRRAFPIFAKANNISGVQWTAMDPPLRETMLARGDIDAITGFTFTSVLNLEARGVKAEDIVVLPYPDFGVKLYGNAIIASPKMIKENPAAIKAFLVAFAKGMKDVIGNPAAAVGDVKARDGIINAELETRRLKMAIDSAINSANARAEGFGQVNGPRLSLMASQVSDAFNTKTRVNPDVVWNGSFLPSKAELNVLPKK, encoded by the coding sequence ATGAAAAAACGCCAGTTTCTCCACGCGATCGCATTGGCCGCCACTACCTTGGCCGCCGGTTCGGCTATGGCCCAAAGTACACCGATCAAGTTCCAACTGGACTGGCGTTTTGAAGGCCCTGCCGCCCTGTTTCTGACACCTGCAGCCAAGGGCTACTTCAAGGACGCCAAGCTGGACGTGACCATCGACGCGGGCAACGGCTCCGGCGGCACGGTCACCCGTGTGGCCTCCGGCGCTTACGACATGGGTTTTGCTGACCTGGCCGCGCTGATGGAGTTCCACGCCAACAACCCCGACGCGCCCAACAAGCCCGTGGCGGTGATGATGGTCTACAACGACACGCCCGCCTCGGTGATGGCGCTCAAGAAGTCCGGCATCAAGACTCCGGCCGACCTGAACGGCAAGAAGCTGGGCGCACCCGTGTTTGACGCCGGCCGCCGCGCCTTCCCCATCTTTGCCAAAGCCAACAACATCAGTGGTGTGCAGTGGACCGCTATGGACCCTCCCCTGCGTGAAACCATGCTGGCTCGTGGCGACATAGACGCCATCACCGGCTTCACCTTCACCTCGGTACTCAACCTCGAAGCACGCGGCGTCAAGGCCGAGGACATCGTGGTCCTGCCCTACCCCGATTTCGGTGTGAAGCTCTATGGCAACGCCATCATTGCTTCGCCCAAGATGATCAAAGAGAACCCAGCTGCAATCAAAGCTTTCCTGGTTGCGTTTGCCAAGGGCATGAAAGACGTGATCGGCAACCCCGCAGCTGCTGTGGGGGATGTGAAGGCCCGCGACGGCATCATCAACGCCGAGCTGGAAACCCGCCGCCTGAAGATGGCGATCGACTCCGCCATCAACAGTGCCAACGCCCGTGCGGAAGGCTTCGGCCAGGTCAACGGCCCACGCCTGTCGCTGATGGCATCGCAAGTGTCGGACGCCTTCAACACCAAAACCCGTGTGAACCCGGACGTGGTGTGGAACGGCAGCTTCCTGCCCTCCAAGGCTGAGCTGAACGTACTGCCCAAGAAGTAA
- a CDS encoding nucleobase:cation symporter-2 family protein gives MSQNVHPVDEVLPAGKLSALGLQHVLVMYAGAVAVPLIVGRALKLSPEQVAMLISADLFCCGIVTLIQSLGATQWFGIKLPVMMGVTFASVAPMVAMANSNPGPQGAGLIFGAIIGAGVVSILIAPVISRMLRFFPPVVTGTIIAVIGISLMRVGINWIFGNPFGPTAPSIPSPEHLAWLDAAKQAAGAGAIPPVPAGLNLVGTVPNPLYAQLPHIGIAAIVLVSILLIAKYAKGFVANISVLLGIIVGGVVATAAGLMDFARVAKAGWFDLVLPFEIATPVFDPILILTMTLVMIVVMIESTGMFLALGDMTSKKVDQKMLTAGLRTDGLGTLIGGIFNTFPYTSFSQNVGLVGVTGVKSRFVCVAGGAILILLGLVPKMAALVESLPTFVLGGAGLVMFGMVAATGIRILASVDYQKNRNNLFIVAISIGFGMIPLIAPKFLQWMPHNIHPLIESGILLASVSAVLLNVYFNGSRQDDAAAIQAAKQADAH, from the coding sequence ATGTCACAGAACGTCCACCCGGTGGATGAAGTCCTGCCCGCAGGCAAACTTTCGGCCTTGGGCCTTCAGCATGTACTGGTGATGTACGCGGGTGCCGTCGCGGTGCCCCTGATCGTGGGTCGTGCGCTCAAACTCAGCCCCGAGCAAGTGGCCATGCTGATATCTGCCGACCTGTTTTGCTGCGGCATCGTGACCTTGATCCAATCGCTGGGGGCCACGCAGTGGTTCGGTATCAAGCTGCCGGTGATGATGGGCGTTACGTTCGCATCCGTTGCGCCCATGGTTGCCATGGCCAATAGCAACCCCGGCCCTCAAGGTGCAGGTTTGATATTCGGAGCCATCATTGGCGCCGGGGTGGTGTCCATCCTGATTGCACCGGTGATCAGCCGCATGCTGCGCTTTTTCCCGCCGGTGGTCACGGGCACCATCATTGCCGTGATCGGCATCAGCCTGATGCGTGTAGGCATCAACTGGATTTTCGGCAACCCTTTCGGTCCCACCGCTCCCAGCATCCCGAGCCCGGAACATCTGGCGTGGCTGGATGCAGCAAAACAAGCTGCCGGTGCCGGCGCCATCCCGCCGGTACCTGCCGGCCTCAATCTGGTGGGGACGGTGCCCAACCCCCTGTATGCGCAGCTCCCGCACATCGGCATTGCCGCCATCGTGCTGGTTTCCATTCTGTTGATTGCCAAATATGCCAAGGGGTTTGTGGCCAACATCTCCGTGTTGCTTGGCATCATCGTGGGGGGTGTTGTCGCTACTGCCGCCGGCCTGATGGATTTTGCCCGCGTGGCCAAGGCCGGCTGGTTTGATCTGGTGCTGCCCTTTGAAATTGCAACGCCGGTGTTCGACCCGATCCTGATTTTGACCATGACACTGGTGATGATTGTGGTGATGATCGAGTCCACCGGCATGTTCCTCGCCTTGGGGGACATGACATCCAAAAAAGTCGATCAAAAGATGTTGACAGCCGGTCTTCGCACCGATGGTTTGGGCACCCTGATCGGTGGCATTTTCAACACCTTCCCTTACACCAGCTTCTCGCAAAACGTAGGCTTGGTTGGCGTCACAGGCGTGAAGAGCCGTTTTGTCTGCGTCGCTGGTGGGGCAATACTGATTCTGCTGGGCTTGGTGCCCAAAATGGCGGCCCTTGTAGAGTCCTTGCCCACCTTTGTACTGGGTGGCGCAGGTCTGGTGATGTTCGGCATGGTCGCGGCCACCGGCATTCGCATCCTGGCGTCAGTGGACTACCAAAAAAACCGCAACAACTTGTTTATCGTGGCCATCTCCATCGGCTTCGGAATGATCCCACTGATTGCGCCGAAATTCCTGCAATGGATGCCGCACAACATCCACCCCTTGATCGAGTCCGGGATCCTGCTTGCCTCGGTCAGTGCGGTACTCCTGAACGTCTACTTCAATGGCAGCCGGCAGGATGACGCTGCGGCGATCCAAGCCGCCAAGCAAGCCGATGCCCATTGA
- the puuE gene encoding allantoinase PuuE: MNHTYDTTQAYPRDLVGYGEHVPHAQWPGQARVAVQFVLNYEEGGENSVLHGDAGSEQFLSEMFNPASYPDRHISMEGIYEYGSRAGVWRILREFEQRGLPLTVFGVGMALERYPELTRRLVELGHEIACHGHRWIHYQNMDEAQEREHMQLGMATIEKLTGERPLGWYTGRDSPRTRRLVADYGGFEYDSDYYGDDLPFWMKVQKTDGSVVPQLIVPYTLDCNDMRFALPQGYSHADPFFQYMKDTFDALYTEGDPDGLNAPKMMSIGMHCRLLGRPGRITALQRFLDHIGRHDNVWVARRIDIARHWKATHPYQG; this comes from the coding sequence ATGAATCACACCTACGACACCACCCAAGCCTACCCCCGCGATCTGGTGGGGTATGGCGAACACGTGCCCCACGCCCAGTGGCCCGGCCAGGCCCGCGTGGCCGTGCAATTCGTCCTCAACTACGAAGAAGGCGGCGAGAACAGCGTGCTGCACGGAGACGCAGGCTCTGAACAATTCCTCTCCGAAATGTTCAACCCGGCCAGCTATCCAGACCGCCACATCAGCATGGAAGGTATTTACGAATACGGCTCACGCGCCGGTGTGTGGCGCATCCTGCGCGAGTTCGAACAACGTGGCTTACCGTTGACGGTATTCGGTGTCGGTATGGCACTGGAGCGCTACCCCGAGCTCACCCGCCGCTTGGTGGAGTTAGGCCACGAGATTGCCTGCCACGGCCACCGCTGGATTCACTACCAGAACATGGACGAAGCACAGGAGCGCGAGCACATGCAGCTGGGCATGGCCACCATCGAAAAGCTCACCGGTGAAAGACCGTTGGGCTGGTACACGGGCCGCGACAGCCCGCGCACCCGCCGTCTGGTGGCCGACTACGGCGGCTTTGAATACGACAGCGACTACTACGGCGACGACCTGCCCTTCTGGATGAAGGTGCAAAAAACGGACGGCAGCGTGGTGCCCCAACTCATCGTGCCCTACACCCTGGATTGCAATGACATGCGCTTTGCCCTGCCCCAAGGCTACTCGCACGCAGACCCGTTCTTCCAGTACATGAAGGACACCTTCGACGCGCTCTACACCGAAGGCGACCCCGACGGCCTGAACGCCCCCAAGATGATGAGCATCGGCATGCACTGCCGCCTGCTGGGTCGCCCGGGCCGCATCACCGCACTGCAGCGTTTTCTGGACCACATTGGGCGGCACGACAACGTGTGGGTGGCTCGACGCATCGACATTGCGCGGCACTGGAAAGCCACGCATCCTTATCAAGGCTGA
- a CDS encoding urease accessory protein UreD: MVWHARLQLDYRLEAERCVARYEHSGPLRILQSLYPEGDGICHNVLVHPPGGLVGGDTLSLNITVGSGAHGLITTPGATRFYRSEGPVATQETSLTLKEGARLEWLPLEAICYDACHAVNRLRLQLAPGAQCLGWDVTALGLPHAQLPFLKGSLEQHLEIPGVWLERGTLRANDQRLMNGPTGLDGNRCLATLFFASGTPWSRADKEALLDMARATLKDHTLATTAGATSPNTRTLVLRVLAPTVEPAMQLLRAVRKQWRTHAWQLTGQDPRIWAM, translated from the coding sequence ATGGTTTGGCACGCACGTTTACAACTGGATTACCGCCTCGAAGCAGAGCGCTGCGTGGCCCGCTACGAGCACAGCGGCCCGCTGCGTATCCTGCAAAGCCTTTACCCTGAAGGCGATGGAATTTGTCACAACGTACTGGTACACCCGCCTGGTGGACTGGTGGGCGGAGACACACTGAGCCTGAACATCACGGTGGGCAGCGGCGCACACGGCCTGATCACCACGCCGGGCGCGACACGCTTTTACCGCTCCGAAGGTCCGGTAGCCACCCAGGAAACCAGCCTCACCCTGAAAGAGGGTGCACGCTTGGAATGGCTGCCGCTGGAGGCGATTTGCTATGACGCCTGCCATGCGGTAAACCGCCTGCGCCTGCAACTCGCCCCCGGAGCCCAGTGCCTGGGCTGGGATGTGACCGCGCTGGGCCTGCCCCATGCGCAACTGCCTTTTCTGAAAGGCAGTCTGGAACAACACCTGGAGATTCCCGGCGTCTGGTTGGAGCGCGGCACCTTGCGCGCAAATGACCAACGGCTGATGAATGGCCCTACCGGGCTGGACGGGAATCGCTGCCTAGCGACCTTGTTTTTTGCCAGCGGAACGCCCTGGAGCCGCGCCGACAAAGAAGCCTTGCTAGATATGGCGCGGGCAACCTTGAAAGACCACACCCTGGCAACGACTGCAGGCGCCACCAGCCCCAACACCCGCACCCTGGTACTCCGGGTGCTTGCACCCACTGTGGAGCCTGCCATGCAATTGCTGCGCGCTGTGCGCAAGCAGTGGCGTACCCATGCATGGCAACTTACAGGTCAGGACCCGCGCATCTGGGCCATGTAA
- a CDS encoding ABC transporter ATP-binding protein produces the protein MSAPILESASPWFVDFQDVWLAYNDELLKQNHFAVEAIDLQVRKGEFIAIVGPSGCGKSTFMKLTTGLKMPSKGKILIDNEPVTGPLKISGMAFQAPSLLPWRTTVDNVLLPLEIVEPYRSNFKAKRKEYEERARKLLQKVGLGGYEDKFPWQLSGGMQQRASICRALIHEPKMLLLDEPFGALDAFTREELWCILRDLWTEQQFNVILVTHDLRESVFLADTVYVMSKSPGRFVVKREIDLPRPRDLEITYTKEFTDIVHELRGHIGAMRSNAPAASGAITQ, from the coding sequence ATGAGTGCGCCCATCCTTGAGTCAGCATCTCCCTGGTTTGTCGATTTCCAGGATGTCTGGCTTGCTTACAACGATGAGCTTCTGAAGCAGAACCACTTTGCGGTCGAAGCTATCGACCTGCAAGTGCGCAAGGGGGAGTTCATTGCCATCGTCGGCCCGTCCGGCTGTGGCAAGTCCACCTTCATGAAGCTGACCACCGGTCTGAAGATGCCCTCCAAGGGCAAGATCCTGATTGACAACGAGCCGGTAACCGGCCCGTTGAAGATTTCCGGCATGGCCTTCCAGGCGCCGTCCCTGTTGCCTTGGCGCACCACGGTCGACAACGTGCTCTTGCCTCTGGAAATCGTGGAGCCTTACCGCAGCAACTTCAAAGCCAAGCGCAAAGAATATGAAGAGCGTGCGCGCAAGCTGCTGCAAAAAGTGGGCTTGGGCGGCTATGAAGACAAGTTCCCGTGGCAGCTCTCGGGGGGCATGCAGCAGCGGGCCAGCATCTGCCGCGCACTGATCCATGAACCCAAGATGCTGCTGCTCGACGAGCCCTTCGGCGCGCTGGATGCCTTCACCCGCGAGGAGCTGTGGTGCATCTTGCGCGACTTATGGACCGAGCAACAGTTCAACGTGATTCTGGTGACGCACGACTTGCGTGAATCGGTGTTCCTGGCCGACACGGTCTATGTCATGAGCAAGAGCCCCGGCCGCTTTGTGGTGAAGCGCGAGATCGACCTGCCGCGCCCGCGCGACCTGGAGATCACCTACACCAAAGAGTTCACCGACATCGTGCACGAGTTGCGAGGGCACATCGGCGCCATGCGCTCGAACGCCCCGGCCGCCTCTGGCGCTATCACCCAATAA
- the uraD gene encoding 2-oxo-4-hydroxy-4-carboxy-5-ureidoimidazoline decarboxylase has translation MSTLTLEQLNTLPLSEAVRLLDGLYEHSPWIVEKALQQRPFVSLAAFKHGMVQVVAAAGREPQLALLRAHPELAGKAMVDNSLTTESTNEQSKAGLTHCTPAEFDKIQRLNAEYNARFGFPFILAVRGPRGTGLSKAEIIATLERRVQGHPDFELAECLRNVHRIAEIRLNDKFGYTPTEGHQVWDWQEALAQHTDAAYVGTGQLTVTYLTDAHLACARQIQADMLAAGCDSATIDAVGNVVGRYESDSYLRISDERQSPVSSKTLLTGSHYDTVRNGGKYDGRLGIYVPLACVQALKARGQRLPYALEVVAFAEEEGQRYKATFLGSGALTGDFDPAWLDQTDADGVSMRDAMAKAGLDVNAIGAIRRNPADYQGFVEVHIEQGPVLNALDIPLGVVTSINASVRYVGEITGMASHAGTTPMGQRRDAAAAVAELILLVEHCATQDGDSVGTVGQLQVPNGSINVVPGRCTFSLDLRAPSDAQRDALEAKVLTGLRLICERRGLHHSLTRTMQASAAPSAHDWQQRWEAAVTALGVPLHRMPSGAGHDAMKLHTILPQAMLFVRGLNSGISHNPLESTTSDDMQLAVDAFSHLLHQLAHAA, from the coding sequence ATGAGCACACTGACTCTGGAACAACTCAACACCCTGCCGCTGAGCGAGGCGGTACGCCTGCTGGACGGCTTGTACGAGCACTCGCCTTGGATTGTGGAAAAGGCCTTGCAACAACGGCCCTTTGTGTCACTTGCGGCCTTCAAACATGGCATGGTGCAAGTGGTGGCCGCAGCGGGACGCGAGCCCCAGCTTGCACTCTTGCGTGCCCACCCCGAGCTGGCCGGCAAAGCGATGGTGGATAACAGCCTCACCACTGAGAGCACCAATGAGCAAAGCAAGGCCGGCCTCACGCATTGCACGCCGGCCGAGTTCGACAAAATTCAGCGCCTGAATGCGGAATACAACGCGCGCTTCGGTTTCCCCTTCATCCTCGCGGTACGCGGTCCGCGCGGAACAGGCCTCTCCAAAGCAGAGATCATTGCCACGCTGGAGCGCCGCGTGCAAGGTCACCCGGACTTTGAGCTGGCAGAGTGCCTGCGCAATGTGCACCGCATTGCCGAAATCCGCCTGAACGACAAGTTTGGCTACACACCTACCGAAGGCCATCAGGTGTGGGACTGGCAAGAAGCGCTGGCTCAACATACTGACGCAGCCTATGTGGGCACCGGCCAACTCACCGTGACCTACCTCACGGATGCGCACCTGGCCTGCGCCCGCCAGATTCAAGCCGATATGCTGGCTGCCGGCTGTGACAGCGCCACCATCGATGCGGTGGGCAATGTGGTGGGTCGCTATGAAAGTGATAGCTACCTGCGCATATCCGACGAGCGCCAGAGCCCTGTTTCATCCAAAACCCTGCTGACCGGCAGCCACTATGACACCGTGCGCAACGGTGGCAAGTACGACGGTCGGCTGGGCATCTATGTGCCGCTCGCCTGTGTGCAAGCGCTCAAGGCTCGGGGCCAGCGCCTGCCCTATGCGCTGGAAGTAGTGGCCTTTGCCGAAGAAGAAGGCCAGCGCTACAAAGCCACCTTTTTGGGCTCTGGCGCACTCACCGGCGACTTTGACCCCGCCTGGCTGGACCAGACGGACGCAGATGGTGTTTCCATGCGCGACGCCATGGCGAAAGCGGGGTTGGACGTGAACGCGATTGGCGCCATCCGCCGCAACCCTGCCGACTACCAAGGCTTTGTGGAGGTCCATATCGAACAAGGTCCGGTACTCAACGCGCTGGACATTCCGCTGGGCGTGGTCACCTCCATCAACGCCAGCGTGCGCTATGTAGGCGAGATCACCGGCATGGCCAGCCACGCAGGCACCACGCCCATGGGCCAGCGCCGCGACGCCGCTGCTGCGGTGGCCGAGCTGATCTTGCTGGTCGAACACTGCGCCACTCAAGATGGTGACTCGGTAGGTACCGTGGGGCAGCTGCAAGTGCCCAATGGCTCTATCAATGTGGTGCCGGGGCGCTGCACCTTTTCGCTGGATTTGCGTGCTCCGTCGGATGCGCAGCGCGATGCACTGGAGGCCAAAGTACTCACTGGCCTGCGCCTGATTTGCGAGCGCCGTGGTCTGCACCACAGCCTCACCCGCACCATGCAGGCCAGCGCAGCACCCAGTGCGCACGACTGGCAGCAACGCTGGGAGGCAGCTGTCACCGCACTGGGCGTGCCCCTGCACCGCATGCCCAGCGGCGCCGGCCACGATGCCATGAAGCTGCACACCATACTGCCGCAAGCCATGCTGTTTGTACGCGGACTGAATTCCGGCATCAGCCACAACCCGCTGGAATCCACCACCAGCGACGACATGCAACTCGCAGTAGATGCGTTCAGCCATCTGCTGCACCAACTGGCCCACGCGGCCTGA
- a CDS encoding M20 family metallopeptidase, whose translation MTTPYEKLDAWIDAHFDEQVRFLQELVRVPTDTPPGNNAPHAERTAELLAAMGLQAEKHSVPASEVQAAGMQSITNLVVRRQYGQSAADGAGRGGITIGLNAHGDVVPPGEGWTHDPYGGEIADGNMYGRATAVSKSDFASYTFAVRALESLGLPLQGGVELLFTYDEEFGGELGPGWLLEKGLTKPDLLLAAGFSYQVITAHNGCLQMEVTVHGKMAHAAIPESGVDALQGAVHILNALYAQNTLYKQVTSDVDGINHPYLNVGRIEGGTNTNVVPGKVAFKLDRRMIPEENPIEVEASIRKVIADAASQVPGISVDIKRLLLANSMRPLAGNKPLVDALQKHGEVLFGEPIPAMGTPLYTDVRLFSERGIPGVIYGAGPRTVLESHAKRADERVSLDDLRKATKVVARTLLDLLHPH comes from the coding sequence ATGACCACCCCCTACGAAAAACTCGACGCTTGGATTGACGCGCACTTCGACGAGCAAGTGCGCTTTCTGCAAGAACTGGTGCGCGTGCCCACTGACACCCCACCCGGCAACAACGCCCCGCACGCAGAGCGCACCGCTGAGCTGCTGGCCGCCATGGGCCTGCAGGCCGAAAAACACAGCGTGCCTGCCAGCGAAGTGCAGGCTGCCGGCATGCAAAGCATCACCAACCTGGTGGTGCGCCGCCAGTACGGGCAAAGCGCCGCAGACGGCGCGGGCCGCGGTGGCATCACCATCGGCCTCAACGCCCACGGCGACGTGGTGCCACCCGGCGAAGGCTGGACGCATGACCCCTACGGCGGTGAGATTGCCGACGGCAACATGTACGGCCGCGCCACCGCCGTAAGCAAGAGCGATTTCGCCAGCTACACCTTTGCGGTGCGCGCCCTCGAATCGCTGGGTCTGCCACTCCAGGGCGGTGTGGAACTGCTGTTTACCTACGACGAAGAATTCGGCGGCGAACTCGGCCCCGGCTGGTTGTTGGAAAAGGGCCTCACCAAGCCTGATTTGCTGCTGGCGGCGGGCTTTTCTTACCAGGTCATTACCGCACACAACGGCTGCCTGCAAATGGAGGTGACAGTGCACGGCAAGATGGCGCACGCCGCTATTCCCGAGTCCGGAGTGGACGCCCTGCAAGGCGCGGTACACATCCTGAACGCGCTGTACGCCCAGAACACGCTGTACAAGCAAGTCACCTCCGATGTGGACGGTATCAACCACCCCTACCTGAACGTGGGCCGCATCGAAGGCGGTACCAACACCAATGTGGTTCCCGGCAAAGTGGCTTTCAAGCTGGACCGCCGCATGATCCCCGAGGAGAACCCCATTGAGGTAGAAGCCTCCATCCGCAAAGTGATTGCGGATGCCGCATCCCAGGTGCCCGGCATCTCGGTAGACATCAAACGCCTGCTGCTGGCCAATTCCATGCGTCCCTTGGCAGGTAACAAGCCATTGGTGGATGCGCTGCAAAAACATGGGGAAGTCTTGTTCGGTGAACCTATCCCCGCCATGGGGACCCCGCTTTACACCGATGTCCGTCTCTTTTCTGAGCGCGGCATTCCCGGTGTTATTTACGGCGCCGGCCCTCGCACCGTGCTGGAATCGCACGCCAAGCGTGCCGATGAACGCGTCAGTTTGGACGACCTGCGCAAAGCCACCAAGGTAGTAGCGCGAACACTCCTGGACTTGCTGCATCCCCACTGA
- a CDS encoding nucleoside deaminase: MTPEQIARHLLRANAVAQRALTLGKHPFGAILVAPDGETVLAEQGNVDTVNHAESTLARTAATNFTADYLWGCTLVTTVEPCAMCAGTQYWANIGTLVFGMTERQLLELTGNHEENPTMDLPSRTVLAAGQKQVTVIGPVPAVEEAIAALHQHFWQR; the protein is encoded by the coding sequence ATGACGCCTGAACAGATAGCCCGCCACCTGCTGCGTGCCAACGCAGTGGCGCAGCGCGCCCTGACATTGGGAAAACACCCGTTCGGCGCCATTCTGGTGGCGCCGGATGGGGAAACAGTTTTGGCGGAGCAAGGCAATGTGGATACGGTCAACCATGCCGAATCCACCCTGGCGCGCACGGCAGCCACCAACTTCACTGCGGATTACCTGTGGGGCTGCACGCTGGTCACCACTGTGGAACCTTGCGCCATGTGCGCGGGCACGCAGTACTGGGCCAATATCGGCACCCTGGTGTTCGGCATGACGGAACGCCAACTCCTGGAGCTCACTGGCAACCACGAAGAAAACCCGACGATGGACCTGCCCAGCCGCACAGTGCTGGCAGCAGGCCAGAAGCAGGTCACCGTCATCGGGCCGGTGCCTGCAGTCGAAGAGGCCATCGCCGCCTTGCATCAACACTTCTGGCAGCGCTGA
- a CDS encoding ABC transporter permease, translated as MSKKQIETWAPWVLLVVFILLWQLLCSVFDVSEFVFPSPVRIWTQFWEFKGIIAGHAWRTFWVTMAGFGIAIVVGVLLGFVIGSSRLAYAAVYPLMTAFNALPKAAFVPILVVWFGIGVGPAILTAFLISFFPIMVNIATGLATLEPELEDVLRVLGAKRWDVLVKVGLPRSMPYFYGSLKVAITLAFVGTTVSEMTAANEGIGYLLISAGSAMQMGLAFAGLVVVGAMAMVMYELFSAIEKHTTAWAHRGSQNH; from the coding sequence ATGAGCAAAAAACAAATTGAGACCTGGGCACCGTGGGTGCTGCTGGTGGTCTTCATTCTGCTGTGGCAATTGCTGTGCAGCGTATTTGACGTGTCGGAGTTCGTCTTCCCCAGCCCGGTACGTATCTGGACACAGTTCTGGGAGTTCAAGGGCATCATTGCCGGCCACGCTTGGCGCACCTTCTGGGTGACCATGGCGGGCTTCGGCATTGCCATTGTGGTGGGGGTGTTGCTGGGCTTTGTGATCGGCAGTTCGCGACTGGCCTATGCGGCGGTGTACCCGCTGATGACGGCATTCAATGCACTGCCTAAAGCTGCGTTTGTGCCCATCCTCGTGGTCTGGTTCGGCATCGGCGTGGGCCCGGCCATCCTGACAGCTTTTTTGATCAGCTTTTTCCCGATCATGGTGAACATTGCCACCGGCCTGGCCACCCTGGAGCCGGAGCTGGAAGACGTGTTGCGCGTGCTGGGCGCCAAGCGCTGGGATGTATTGGTGAAGGTGGGGCTGCCCCGCTCCATGCCTTACTTCTACGGCTCGCTCAAAGTCGCCATCACCCTGGCGTTTGTGGGTACCACGGTGTCCGAGATGACAGCCGCCAACGAAGGCATCGGCTACCTGCTGATCAGTGCAGGCTCGGCCATGCAAATGGGCTTGGCATTTGCCGGCTTGGTGGTGGTGGGCGCCATGGCCATGGTGATGTACGAACTGTTCAGCGCGATCGAAAAGCACACTACCGCCTGGGCGCATCGCGGCTCGCAGAACCACTGA